In the genome of Gadus chalcogrammus isolate NIFS_2021 chromosome 21, NIFS_Gcha_1.0, whole genome shotgun sequence, one region contains:
- the snw1 gene encoding SNW domain-containing protein 1 — MTCGAHAQLLAREERKMSLSSFLPAPTQLSQDQLEAEERLRAKKSYSTVVVSSRNEPPPYEHRKGWVPRALEDFGDGGAFPEIHVAQFPLEMGRKKKTSNALAVQVDAEGKIKYDSIARQGQGKDKVVFSKYTDLLPKEVLNDDAPELQRPDEEAVKELTDKTRAALDKQVSQKIAAAMPVRAADKQAPAQYIRYTPSQQGVAFNSGAKQRVIRMVEMQKDPMEPPRFKINKKIPRGPPSPPAPVLHSPSRKMTVKEQQEWKIPPCISNWKNAKGYTIPLDKRLAADGRGLQTVHINENFAKLAEALYIADRKAREAVEMRAQVEKKMAQKEKEKKEEKLRELAQMARDRRAGIKGHGDKGGEDTEARERDEIRHDRRKERQHDRNISRAAPDKRSKLQRDQDRDVSELIALGVPNPRTTSEAQYDQRLFNRNRGMDSGFAGGEDETYNVYDQPFRSGRDMAQNIYRPSKNIDKDAYADDFENLTKNNRFVPDKEFTGADHAQRRDGPVQFEEDPFGLDKFLEEAKQHGGSKRPSTSGRSNKDDYHDKKRRKE; from the exons ATGACCTGTGGTGCGCATGCTCAGCTCCTGGCTAGGGAAGAAAGGAAAATGTCGCTTTCGAG CTTTTTACCCGCGCCGACCCAGCTGTCGCAGGACCAGTTGGAGGCAGAAGAGAGACTCCGGGCCAAGAAGTCGTACTCGACCGTCGTGGTATCCTCTCGCAATGAACCCCCGCCATACGAGCACCGAAAGGGCTGGGTTCCTCGTGCACTTGAG GACTTTGGAGATGGAGGGGCTTTTCCCGAGATCCACGTGGCCCAATTTCCCCTGGAGATGGGCAGGAAGAAGAAGACGTCCAATGCCCTTGCTGTGCAGGTTGACGCCGAAGGGAAGATCAAATATGATTCAATCGCCAGACAGGGACAGGGAAAAGATAAG GTGGTCTTCAGTAAATACACCGACCTGCTTCCCAAGGAGGTCCTGAACGATGACGCCCCAGAGCTCCAGCGGCCCGATGAGGAGGCTGTCAAGGAG CTTACAGACAAGACTCGGGCTGCCCTGGACAAACAAGTGTCTCAGAAGATCGCCGCTGCAATGCCTGTGAGGGCCGCAGATAAACAGGCTCCTGCCCAGTACATCAG ATACACTCCATCTCAGCAAGGAGTGGCCTTCAACTCGGGGGCAAAGCAGAGGGTCATCCGCATGGTGGAGATGCAGAAGGACCCAATGGAGCCCCCCAGATTCAA GATCAATAAGAAGATTCCCAGgggtcccccctctcccccggccCCTGTTCTGCATTCCCCGAGCAGGAAG ATGACGGTCAAGGAGCAACAAGAGTGGAAGATTCCTCCCTGCATCTCCAACTGGAAGAACGCCAAG ggttACACCATCCCCCTGGATAAGCGTCTGGCAGCTGACGGCCGAGGTCTTCAGACCGTTCACATCAACGAGAACTTCGCCAAGCTCGCCGAGGCACTCTACATCGCTGACAGAAAG GCCAGAGAGGCGGTGGAGATGCGTGCCCAGGTGGAGAAGAAGATGGCccagaaagagaaggaaaagaaggaagAGAAGCTCAGGGAGCTGGCCCAGATGGCTCGAGACCGCAGGGCTGGGATCAAAGGTCACGGAGACAAAG GGGGTGAGGACACCGAGGCCAGGGAGCGCGACGAGATCCGCCATGACAGACGGAAGGAGCGGCAGCACGACAGAAACATCTCCAGGGCCGCCCCCGATAAGAG GTCCAAACTGCAGAGAGACCAGGATCGAGACGTCAGTGAGCTCATCGCGCTGGGTGTGCCCAACCCCCGCACCACCAGTGAGGCCCAGTACGACCAGAGACTGTTCAACCGCAACCGG ggTATGGACAGCGGTTTTGCGGGCGGTGAGGATGAAACGTACAACGTGTACGACCAGCCCTTCCGCAGCGGCAGAGACATGGCCCAGAACATCTACCGTCCCAGCAAGAATATCGACAAGGACGCGTACGCAGACGACTTTGAGAACCTCACCAAAaacaacag gttcGTGCCCGACAAGGAGTTCACCGGGGCGGACCACGCCCAGCGGCGGGATGGCCCGGTGCAGTTCGAGGAGGATCCCTTCGGTCTGGACAAGTTCTTGGAGGAGGCCAAGCAGCACGGCGGCTCCAAGAGGCCCTCCACCAGCGGGCGCTCCAACAAGGACGACTACCACGACAAGAAGCGCCGCAAGGAGTGA